The following are encoded in a window of Pseudalgibacter alginicilyticus genomic DNA:
- a CDS encoding helicase HerA-like domain-containing protein, with protein MSKTETFFKYITEGNTCKGDFIPMGAAMLGGEVVTGAHVNIPLKTLNRHGLIAGATGTGKTKSLQVLAENLSDKGIPVLLMDIKGDLSGLAQASPGHAKIDERHNKIGIPFEAKPFPVEILTLSEQDGVRLRATVSEFGPVLLSRILDLSETQSGVVAVIFQYCDDNKMPVLDLKDFKKILQYATQEGKEEFTEAYGRISTASTGAILRKIVELEQQGADLFFGETSFDVDDLLRVDNEGRGFINIIRLTDIQDRPKLFSTFMLSLLAEIYSTFPEQGDSDRPELVIFIDEAHLIFNEASKALLSQIESIVKLIRSKGVGLYFVTQNPTDVPEAVLGQLGLKIQHALRAFTAKDRKAIKLTAQNYPDSEYYDTTEVLTSLGIGEALISALDEKGRPTPLAATMVRAPMSRMDVLTEDELSTLLSNSKLAKKYNETIDRESAYEMLTKKIKQAEANEAKEKAKKEQDALKKAASKKSTSRRSTAMNPIVKVLTSATFIRSVFGILTKVMKK; from the coding sequence ATGAGTAAAACCGAAACTTTTTTTAAATATATTACTGAAGGCAACACTTGCAAAGGCGACTTTATACCTATGGGTGCCGCAATGTTAGGAGGAGAAGTTGTGACAGGCGCACATGTAAACATTCCTTTAAAAACTTTAAACAGACACGGCCTAATAGCTGGTGCAACAGGCACAGGAAAAACAAAATCTTTACAGGTTTTAGCTGAAAATTTAAGTGACAAAGGCATTCCTGTATTGCTCATGGATATTAAAGGCGATTTAAGTGGTTTAGCACAAGCAAGTCCTGGACATGCAAAAATTGATGAACGCCATAATAAAATAGGGATTCCATTTGAAGCTAAACCTTTTCCTGTGGAAATACTAACACTTTCTGAACAAGATGGTGTACGCCTAAGAGCAACGGTTAGTGAATTTGGCCCTGTGTTGTTATCTCGTATTTTAGATTTATCGGAAACACAATCGGGCGTTGTTGCTGTTATTTTTCAATATTGTGATGATAACAAAATGCCTGTTCTCGATTTAAAAGATTTCAAAAAAATATTACAATACGCCACTCAAGAAGGTAAAGAAGAATTTACCGAAGCCTATGGTAGAATATCTACTGCCTCAACAGGTGCTATTTTACGAAAGATTGTTGAATTAGAACAACAAGGGGCCGATTTATTTTTTGGTGAAACCTCCTTTGATGTTGATGATTTATTACGTGTGGATAACGAAGGAAGAGGCTTTATAAACATCATACGATTAACAGATATTCAAGACAGGCCCAAATTATTTTCAACGTTTATGTTAAGCTTATTAGCTGAAATATACTCAACATTTCCAGAACAAGGCGATAGCGACCGTCCCGAACTGGTTATATTTATAGACGAAGCACACTTGATTTTTAATGAAGCTTCTAAAGCTCTTTTAAGTCAAATTGAAAGTATTGTTAAATTAATACGAAGTAAAGGTGTTGGTTTATATTTTGTAACCCAAAATCCAACTGATGTTCCTGAAGCTGTTTTAGGCCAATTGGGCTTAAAAATACAACATGCTTTAAGAGCTTTTACTGCAAAAGATAGAAAAGCTATAAAATTAACCGCGCAAAACTATCCAGATTCTGAGTATTATGATACAACTGAAGTTTTAACCTCCTTAGGTATTGGAGAAGCCTTGATATCTGCTTTAGATGAAAAAGGACGTCCTACGCCACTTGCCGCTACCATGGTACGTGCTCCTATGAGTAGAATGGATGTTTTGACAGAAGACGAATTAAGCACCTTACTTTCAAACTCTAAACTTGCAAAAAAATACAATGAAACTATAGATAGAGAAAGTGCTTATGAAATGCTTACAAAAAAAATAAAACAAGCAGAAGCAAACGAGGCCAAAGAAAAAGCTAAAAAAGAACAAGACGCTTTAAAAAAAGCAGCATCTAAAAAAAGCACAAGTAGAAGAAGCACAGCAATGAACCCTATTGTAAAAGTTTTAACAAGTGCTACTTTTATAAGAAGTGTTTTTGGAATTCTTACTAAAGTCATGAAAAAATAA
- a CDS encoding 7-carboxy-7-deazaguanine synthase QueE, whose protein sequence is MKEEIQLLVDKGEMLPLMEEFYTIQGEGFHKGTAAYFVRIGGCDVGCHWCDVKESWNANLHPPTEISKIVNNAKKYSNTIVITGGEPLTWDMTALTTQLKAEGLQIHIETSGAYKLTGIWDWICLSPKKMKLPTAEVYDKAQELKMIIYNKDDFRFAEEQAAKVNKDCILYLQPEWSKREKVIPEIVEYVMKNPKWKVSLQTHKYLNIP, encoded by the coding sequence ATGAAGGAAGAGATACAATTATTGGTAGATAAGGGTGAAATGTTGCCTTTAATGGAAGAGTTTTATACCATTCAAGGGGAAGGATTTCACAAAGGTACAGCAGCTTATTTTGTGCGTATTGGAGGTTGTGATGTGGGATGTCATTGGTGTGATGTTAAAGAAAGCTGGAATGCCAATTTGCATCCTCCTACTGAAATTTCAAAAATAGTAAACAATGCTAAAAAGTACAGCAATACTATTGTTATAACAGGAGGCGAACCTTTAACTTGGGATATGACAGCCTTAACCACTCAGTTAAAAGCGGAAGGTTTGCAAATACATATTGAAACTTCTGGAGCTTATAAATTGACAGGAATTTGGGATTGGATTTGTTTATCGCCTAAAAAGATGAAGTTACCAACGGCCGAAGTTTATGATAAAGCTCAAGAACTTAAAATGATTATTTATAATAAAGATGATTTTCGCTTTGCAGAAGAACAAGCCGCCAAAGTAAATAAAGATTGCATTTTATATTTACAGCCCGAGTGGAGTAAACGTGAAAAGGTTATTCCTGAAATTGTTGAATATGTTATGAAAAATCCAAAATGGAAAGTCTCATTACAAACACACAAGTACTTAAATATTCCATAG
- a CDS encoding DUF2911 domain-containing protein, which translates to MKKLTFITPLLFALVMLLSFNVSAQKFPSLDKSPLDLAAFPNRGADKIIKVFYSRPYLKGRTVGTDLAKYGELWRTGANDATQIIFLKDVKLGSTAIKAGTYSLFTIPGAKEWTIIISSAIDNWGTGGHKASNEVAKLNVPATTGSESIENFAIVFDESGNTINMHLGWGTTRVTVPFTK; encoded by the coding sequence ATGAAAAAATTGACTTTTATTACACCTTTACTATTTGCACTTGTTATGTTATTATCTTTTAACGTATCTGCTCAAAAATTCCCTAGCTTAGACAAAAGCCCATTGGATCTTGCTGCGTTCCCAAATAGAGGAGCTGACAAGATTATTAAAGTATTTTATAGCAGACCTTACCTAAAAGGAAGAACGGTTGGAACAGACTTGGCTAAATACGGAGAATTATGGAGAACGGGCGCCAATGATGCTACTCAAATCATCTTTTTAAAAGATGTTAAATTAGGGAGTACAGCAATTAAGGCTGGCACTTACTCATTATTTACCATTCCTGGAGCTAAAGAATGGACTATTATTATTAGTTCAGCTATTGACAATTGGGGTACGGGTGGACACAAAGCATCTAACGAAGTTGCTAAATTAAATGTTCCTGCAACAACGGGAAGCGAATCTATTGAAAACTTCGCCATTGTTTTTGACGAATCAGGTAACACAATCAACATGCATTTAGGCTGGGGAACAACGCGTGTTACAGTGCCTTTTACTAAGTAA
- a CDS encoding DUF2200 domain-containing protein: MSTSPEHDARMAKLTFAEVYPHYINKVQKKGRTKAELHQVITWLTSFNDQKIKSLIDDKVTFETFFNEANLNLNAQLITGVICGYRIEDIKTPLTQQVRYLDKLVDELAKGRTMEKILRTA; this comes from the coding sequence ATGAGTACTTCCCCAGAACACGATGCCCGCATGGCAAAACTAACGTTTGCTGAAGTATATCCTCACTACATCAACAAAGTTCAAAAAAAAGGTCGTACCAAGGCAGAGTTGCACCAAGTCATCACTTGGCTTACCAGTTTTAACGACCAAAAAATAAAATCACTCATTGACGATAAAGTAACTTTTGAAACTTTCTTTAATGAAGCAAACTTAAACCTCAACGCTCAGTTAATAACAGGTGTTATTTGCGGTTATAGAATTGAAGACATTAAAACCCCACTTACTCAACAAGTAAGATATTTAGACAAATTGGTAGACGAATTGGCTAAAGGCAGAACAATGGAAAAAATTTTACGGACTGCTTAA
- the gatB/aspS gene encoding bifunctional amidotransferase subunit GatB/aspartate--tRNA ligase AspS has protein sequence MELDQLNELLKKHELELVIGLETHVRLNTKTKLFCSCPNQEIETPNQNICSVCTGQMGVLPAINKEAIKKAIYFGKAVKSTFGNEVISWDRKHYEYPDNPKNIQITQFHNPVIPDGEVSCFRNDGSQFTVNLTQVHIEEDAAKLMHEKKISLVDFNKAGVPLIEIVTEPCIRRIEDASTYAQYIQRIVQNLKISEANLEKGEFKSDVSVSLRKKHSYALNPRTEIKNLNSFKFMVDALKEEIEKQLNYYIEHKEFRPDQTTVLWDADLKQTKTMRKKEFEADYRFISEPDLPFVSIKDVVESIDVDISTLPFAVESILIKGGVLPQDAKFFTADSLRSETFVAINNVIKEPSFVAKTLTNNIKPEDYTSIQNISDVIAIFSLFKDEKVTPVLAQNAIKALLADSKFDYKAYFEEHSISEEKIQNAILKVISENEAVANDIKAGNQGKAGILVGKVIAIIGKGASGKVIRHGILNALTGNATSPESKANGETDVRPNAMETPSKTNKTPEETLPQIPIVIKDEYRTHLISDISDDSISENVTFSGWVASVRDHGELIFIDLRDSSTQVFQVRLSRESFPNLDELVRLKPESVISVTGTIVQRKEDDYNAALRTGKIELEATELEILNLSKTLPFEIKRATKTNENTRFQYKYLDHRNDDVRRVIVNRHKVIKLMRDILDHENFLEIETPILSAGTDEGAREFIVPSRKQSGAFYTLPQAPQQFKQMLMVSGYEKYFQLARCFRDEDSRGDRQPEFTQLDIEMAYASMQQIIDLNTKMFNEIVEKIYGNKWILRPFEVITYQDAMYFYGCDRPDLRFGLQLQDITDIVKDTTFQVFSKPIEEGGIVKCIKVSAEEQGHKRLSKGQIEKLTTLAQQHGLGGLAYIIVNENDLQSPIIKFLGEEIAAGIIKTTDAQVGDIVFFSAADYATANKALDAVRQELGAMLKLINPKELRPAWVVDFPMFERTDDGRWTFTHNPFSMPAIYDLDKHMNGKDEEIGDIIAQQYDLILNGYEIGGGSVRAHKPEILEATYKNMGYNKEDMMKSVGTMYKAFHYGAPPHGGIAWGVDRLMMILEKKASIREVMAFPKTGTSDDLLFGAPSLLSDKKVEEMNVRIIKK, from the coding sequence ATGGAACTGGATCAATTAAATGAGTTACTTAAAAAACATGAATTAGAATTGGTAATCGGACTGGAAACCCACGTACGACTAAACACCAAAACAAAATTATTCTGTTCATGTCCAAATCAAGAAATAGAAACTCCCAACCAAAACATCTGTTCGGTTTGTACAGGACAAATGGGTGTGTTGCCAGCAATTAATAAAGAAGCCATTAAAAAGGCTATCTACTTTGGAAAAGCTGTAAAGTCTACTTTTGGAAACGAAGTCATTTCTTGGGACAGAAAACATTACGAATATCCTGACAACCCAAAAAACATCCAGATTACACAGTTTCACAACCCTGTAATTCCTGATGGAGAAGTGTCTTGTTTCCGTAATGATGGCAGTCAATTTACAGTTAATTTAACCCAAGTACATATAGAAGAAGATGCTGCAAAATTAATGCACGAAAAGAAAATCTCACTGGTAGATTTTAATAAAGCAGGTGTACCATTAATTGAAATTGTAACAGAACCTTGTATTCGCCGTATTGAAGATGCATCAACCTATGCACAATACATTCAGCGTATTGTTCAAAATTTGAAAATATCTGAAGCCAACCTTGAAAAGGGGGAGTTTAAATCAGATGTATCCGTATCACTTCGCAAAAAACATAGCTACGCATTAAATCCGCGAACTGAAATAAAAAACTTAAACTCGTTTAAGTTTATGGTAGATGCTTTAAAGGAAGAAATTGAAAAACAACTTAACTATTATATAGAACACAAAGAATTTAGGCCAGACCAAACTACGGTGTTGTGGGATGCTGATTTAAAGCAAACCAAAACCATGCGTAAAAAGGAGTTTGAGGCCGATTATCGATTTATTTCAGAGCCAGACTTACCATTTGTTTCCATAAAAGATGTGGTGGAATCTATTGATGTTGATATAAGCACTCTTCCGTTTGCTGTAGAATCTATATTGATAAAAGGAGGCGTATTACCGCAAGATGCTAAATTCTTTACCGCAGATTCACTGCGTTCTGAAACTTTTGTAGCCATTAACAATGTTATTAAAGAGCCCTCATTTGTTGCTAAAACATTAACTAATAATATTAAACCCGAAGATTACACAAGCATTCAAAACATTTCAGATGTTATAGCCATTTTCAGTTTATTCAAAGACGAAAAAGTCACACCTGTTTTAGCTCAAAATGCTATCAAAGCCTTGTTAGCTGATTCAAAATTTGACTACAAAGCTTATTTTGAAGAGCATTCTATTTCAGAAGAAAAAATACAAAACGCTATTTTAAAAGTTATTTCTGAAAATGAAGCCGTTGCCAACGATATCAAAGCAGGGAATCAAGGTAAAGCAGGCATACTAGTAGGAAAAGTAATTGCCATTATTGGAAAAGGCGCATCAGGAAAAGTAATTCGTCATGGTATTTTGAATGCTTTAACTGGAAACGCAACATCTCCAGAGTCTAAAGCCAATGGTGAAACAGATGTTAGACCAAACGCCATGGAAACCCCATCAAAAACTAACAAAACTCCAGAGGAAACTCTACCACAAATTCCAATCGTTATTAAAGACGAATACAGAACCCACTTAATTTCTGATATTTCAGATGATAGTATTTCTGAAAACGTAACCTTTTCAGGATGGGTAGCAAGTGTAAGAGATCACGGCGAATTAATTTTTATTGATTTGCGCGATTCAAGCACTCAAGTATTCCAAGTGCGTTTAAGTAGAGAATCGTTCCCAAATTTAGACGAATTAGTACGTTTAAAACCAGAATCTGTTATAAGCGTTACAGGTACAATTGTTCAACGTAAAGAAGACGATTACAACGCAGCTTTAAGAACTGGAAAAATAGAATTGGAAGCAACCGAATTAGAAATATTAAACCTTTCTAAGACCCTTCCCTTCGAAATAAAAAGAGCGACAAAAACCAATGAAAACACTCGTTTTCAATATAAATATTTAGACCACCGTAATGATGATGTGCGCCGTGTTATTGTGAATCGCCACAAAGTCATCAAATTAATGCGTGACATTTTAGACCATGAAAATTTCTTAGAAATTGAAACGCCAATTTTAAGTGCTGGAACCGATGAAGGCGCACGCGAATTTATCGTGCCATCACGTAAACAATCTGGGGCATTTTACACCCTACCACAAGCTCCTCAGCAGTTTAAGCAAATGCTAATGGTATCAGGTTATGAAAAGTATTTTCAGTTGGCTCGTTGCTTTAGAGATGAAGATTCTCGTGGCGACCGTCAACCAGAATTTACACAGCTTGATATTGAAATGGCCTATGCCAGCATGCAGCAAATTATTGATTTGAACACTAAAATGTTCAACGAAATTGTTGAGAAAATATACGGCAATAAGTGGATTTTACGTCCGTTTGAAGTTATAACCTACCAAGACGCCATGTATTTTTATGGCTGTGACAGACCTGATTTACGTTTCGGTTTACAGCTGCAAGACATTACTGATATTGTAAAAGACACTACTTTTCAGGTATTTAGCAAACCTATTGAAGAAGGCGGTATAGTTAAATGTATTAAAGTATCCGCCGAAGAGCAAGGTCATAAGCGCTTATCAAAAGGACAAATTGAAAAATTAACCACACTTGCCCAACAACATGGCTTGGGCGGCTTGGCTTATATTATAGTAAATGAAAATGATTTGCAATCGCCAATTATTAAATTTTTAGGAGAAGAAATTGCTGCTGGCATCATTAAAACTACCGATGCACAAGTGGGTGATATTGTTTTCTTTTCGGCGGCAGATTATGCTACAGCCAATAAAGCCTTGGATGCAGTGCGTCAAGAATTAGGTGCCATGCTAAAACTTATTAACCCAAAGGAATTACGACCTGCTTGGGTGGTAGATTTCCCGATGTTTGAAAGAACAGATGATGGCCGTTGGACCTTTACCCACAATCCATTTTCCATGCCTGCTATTTATGATTTAGACAAACACATGAATGGTAAGGATGAAGAAATAGGAGATATTATAGCACAACAATACGATTTAATATTAAATGGTTATGAAATTGGAGGTGGTTCTGTACGTGCTCACAAACCTGAAATTCTAGAAGCTACTTACAAAAACATGGGGTACAACAAAGAAGACATGATGAAAAGTGTTGGCACTATGTACAAAGCTTTTCATTATGGTGCGCCACCACACGGTGGTATTGCTTGGGGTGTAGACCGTTTGATGATGATTTTAGAGAAAAAAGCATCCATTCGTGAAGTAATGGCATTCCCAAAAACAGGTACTAGTGACGATTTATTGTTTGGAGCTCCCTCCCTACTCTCTGATAAAAAAGTGGAGGAAATGAATGTGCGTATTATTAAAAAGTAA
- a CDS encoding amidase family protein produces the protein MDSQIHKIHQQLMNKDITCTALIQEKLDLLKPNTYHSVNTLLDDLALELAAKVDAKITKGESIGLLEGIPFGIKDVYMVQGTPTTASSDLLKNYKSAYTATAIQKLLDAGAIPLVKENCDSFGHGSSSENTIFGAVKNAINPDLVAGGSSGGSAVNVAKEYTIFSIGGDTGGSVRQPAGYNHVYGLKPTYGRISRYGLMAYASSTDCVGPIAKSIEDIRIVLNVMSGKDAKDQTTYASSEISKASLNTSNGIKTVGYFKNFIENDAIDRKIKEDFLAAIEKIKSKGIAVKELNFFESETLVSTYYTLAMAETASNLSRLDGTNYGNRIESDNLKETYAVTRSENFSEETKRRIVGGNQVLSQGFSDEIYLKGLALRDTISENFKNDFEEVDIILSPVTPNTPPKIGESLKNPHAMYLSDAYTVGFSLGQLPTLTIPQGTETGLQITAAKNNDELVLKFANFLKDTI, from the coding sequence ATGGACTCTCAAATACATAAAATTCATCAACAATTGATGAATAAAGACATTACTTGTACTGCTTTAATTCAAGAAAAATTAGACTTATTAAAACCAAACACATACCATAGCGTTAATACTTTGCTTGATGATTTAGCATTGGAATTAGCAGCAAAAGTAGATGCTAAAATTACAAAAGGAGAAAGTATTGGTTTATTAGAAGGCATTCCTTTTGGAATTAAAGATGTATATATGGTTCAAGGCACGCCAACCACGGCGAGTTCTGATTTATTAAAAAATTACAAATCGGCATACACAGCCACAGCTATTCAGAAATTATTGGATGCAGGAGCCATTCCTTTAGTTAAAGAAAATTGCGATAGTTTCGGTCACGGTTCCTCTTCAGAAAACACCATATTTGGAGCTGTTAAAAATGCCATAAACCCTGACTTGGTGGCTGGTGGATCCAGTGGTGGTTCTGCTGTAAATGTTGCAAAAGAATACACCATATTTTCTATAGGTGGAGACACTGGAGGTTCCGTGCGTCAGCCAGCAGGCTATAACCACGTGTATGGTTTAAAACCTACTTACGGACGTATTTCACGTTACGGATTAATGGCCTATGCATCGTCAACAGACTGTGTAGGTCCAATTGCTAAATCTATTGAAGACATTCGTATCGTATTAAATGTAATGAGTGGCAAGGATGCTAAAGACCAAACAACATACGCATCTTCTGAAATTTCAAAAGCCAGCTTAAATACTTCAAACGGTATTAAAACCGTTGGCTACTTCAAAAATTTCATTGAAAACGATGCGATTGATCGTAAAATAAAAGAAGACTTTTTAGCCGCAATTGAAAAAATAAAAAGTAAAGGTATCGCTGTAAAAGAACTTAATTTCTTTGAATCTGAAACATTAGTTTCAACATACTACACCTTGGCAATGGCTGAAACGGCTTCCAACTTATCAAGATTAGATGGTACCAATTATGGCAACCGTATAGAGTCTGATAATTTAAAAGAAACCTATGCCGTTACGCGTTCTGAGAATTTTTCAGAAGAAACAAAACGCCGTATTGTGGGAGGAAACCAAGTGTTATCCCAAGGGTTTTCTGATGAAATCTATTTAAAAGGTTTGGCATTAAGAGATACTATTTCTGAGAATTTTAAAAACGATTTTGAAGAAGTAGATATTATCTTATCCCCTGTTACACCTAACACGCCTCCAAAAATTGGAGAAAGCTTAAAAAACCCACATGCCATGTATTTAAGTGATGCCTACACAGTAGGTTTTAGCTTAGGGCAATTACCAACCTTAACCATTCCTCAAGGCACTGAAACAGGATTACAAATTACAGCCGCAAAAAATAATGACGAACTCGTTTTGAAGTTTGCTAACTTCTTAAAAGACACGATATAA